From one Cardiocondyla obscurior isolate alpha-2009 linkage group LG06, Cobs3.1, whole genome shotgun sequence genomic stretch:
- the Stumps gene encoding phosphoinositide 3-kinase adapter protein 1 isoform X4: MRLKAEDYYAKRSAEYLGSHSATVLSRDDHAEDDVVLVSSKESETCNLWVDYLTGCFEQISRQQGRPPFKVRHIAIEEPVTPKTKEGIRSSRLQIIIVCPILLERVRTDPEHAVHLTSHLIAEKVLAMMLGVHDSHINDTHKSSLVSYDQWRKFFVKDQNEKFVSELLGAAVAILGSPPPAFKGDKTAFSVHPKKVKLGQNKIIVLLNDPLSPRDNVSVIVDRCGDAIEITNVKRRNPYALQFSIPERCLEVSMLVGVRITKNGCSLGVRQVKCESRLRELDQILRAHDNSLEFICQTFGFSSTDREQLDNWMVHAFQKNIPPHFNLLSTPSGMVPVHKNYTSSEENPTLLHFAARFGLEKLAWQLLECPGGDLACDMKNVSELTPADLADQAGHARLAHQLRGYMQMNEFTNMYSYLKVISQTTNRSAGTNSTTDVPSTVANENSNEKEDYCRPRPLSEAYSVPPIARPITMLAPNLQTTSTSSTMTNTLTANYSIVPTPTPVINNQLPSTPTASVAPNGLDTSFQGYMKMHAADHSITTNSFHHNAAEIVTKGLKAPVTNATNLPPSRTSTPTRQECHHGSVGAREDNCSQKICQNLPYGRTSSNSSTKSREPSGPQDELLEIINDFKNNVFTISEVERLVENWQKRNDVQQSFKDKQRQLTAMREEYDRIQKRMKEEMKTPTPFDKIRKFFSKGKKETKESGSAATDSSTSKSENINGGLADRRPVSSLSLRSVSSSSSSGRMSTVSGCSGASLGDSGTHSDSEDKRLQNIRDEKTSMTSYEIPPAPKPFTGRYSPASGYSPSPNLSITRDLDLRQTQSPSRANDSEYYIAFPPSGLPVHAFKADGSPREPDTPSSPCDHPRYHVLAQSAVILSDKRQEEIEIAKHAGGNRYTNIEPVASNLTRIVPPGMCIPNYRNNELNRKERLDDTAEACANIARAKSQPLVQPAVDEVDSAIVLQSQETTATRTHDEEHVLDSTNILKSTNEATETRMPDYMNLTVNMSHDPAKILGAIPKKLPAPPVPPRGTTFHTV; encoded by the exons ATGAGGCTAAAAGCTGAAGATTATTATGCTAAACGAAGTGCCGAATACCTAG GGTCGCATTCAGCTACAGTCTTATCAAGGGACGACCACGCAGAGGACGACGTGGTCTTGGTATCTAGCAAGGAAAGCGAGACTTGTAATTTATGGGTCGACTACCTCACCGGATGTTTCGAGCAAATCAGCCGTCAGCAAGGACGGCCGCCGTTCAA AGTACGTCACATCGCAATTGAAGAACCCGTAAcaccaaaaacaaaagaagGAATTCGATCGTCTCGCCTACAGATTATCATCGTATGTCCGATATTATTAGAACGCGTACGAACCGATCCAGAACACGCCGTTCATTTAACTAGCCATCTGATCGCCGAGAAAGTGCTGGCGATGATGCTAGGCGTTCACGACAGTCATATCAACGATACTCATAAATCTAGTCTCGTTTCCTACGATCAATGGAGGAAATTCTTTGTGAAAGATCAGAACGAGAAATTCGTGAGCGAATTATTGGGCGCAGCGGTCGCTATTCTCGGTTCGCCTCCACCAGCCTTTAAAGGCGACAAAACTGCATTCTCCGTGCATCCAAAGAAGGTCAAATTG GGacagaataaaataatcgtcTTGTTAAACGACCCGTTAAGTCCCAGGGATAATGTTTCTGTGATCGTTGATCGTTGCGGGGACGCAATCGAGATAACTAACGTGAAAAGAAGAAATCCTTACGCGTTGCAATTTTCGATACCCGAAAGATGCCTCGAGGTTTCTATGCTGGTCGGCGTGAGAATAACAAAGAACGGATGTTCGCTTGGCGTTAGGCAAGTCAAATGCGAAAGCAGGCTCAGGGAATTGGACCAGATTCTTAGGGCACACGACAATTCTCTCGAGTTTATATGTCAGACTTTCGGCTTCAGTTCTACCGATCGAGAACAATTGGACAATTGGATGGTTCACGcgtttcagaaaaatattccaCCCCATTTCAATCTTTTATCGACCCCAAGCGGTATGGTGCCTGtccataaaaattatacga GTTCAGAAGAGAATCCGACATTGCTACATTTTGCCGCAAGATTTGGATTGGAGAAACTCGCATGGCAATTATTGGAATGTCCTGGTGGCGATCTCGCGTGTGATATGAAAAACGTTTCCGAACTGACACCAGCAGATCTCGCTGACCAAGCTGGACATGCACGACTAGCCCATCAATTGCGGGGCTACATG CAAATGAACGAATTCACCAACATGTATAGCTACCTCAAAGTTATAAGCCAGACGACTAATCGATCAgcag gaaCTAATTCCACCACGGACGTCCCATCGACGGTTGCGAACGAAAACAGCAACGAAAAAGAAGATTATTGTCGACCGAGACCCTTAAGCGAAGCCTATTCAGTACCGCCGATCGCAAGACCGATAACAATGTTGGCTCCAAATCTACAAACAACGAGCACTTCTAGTACGATGACAAACACCTTAACCGCAAATTACTCAATTGTGCCAACGCCTACGCCAGTAATAAATAACCAGCTGCCATCCACACCTACGGCCTCGGTCGCACCAAACGGACTAGATACATCTTTCCAGGGCTACATGAAAATGCATGCCGCCG ATCATTCTATTACCACGAATTCTTTTCATCATAACGCAGCTG AAATCGTAACGAAAGGTTTAAAAGCTCCTGTGACGAATGCGACAAATCTACCACCGTCTCGAACAAGTACACCTACTCGTCAAGAATGCCATCATGGCTCTGTGGGGGCGCGAGAAGATAATTGTAGTCAGAAAATATGTCAGAACCTCCCCTATGGCAGAACGTCGTCCAACAGCAGCACTAAATCCCGGGAGCCGTCAGGCCCTCAGGACGAGCTTTTGGAGATAATAAacgatttcaaaaataatgttttcaCGATATCGGAGGTAGAAAGGCTCGTTGAAAATTGGCAGAAGCGAAACGACGTTCAGCAAAGTTTTAAAGATAAGCAGCGACAGCTTACGGCAATGCGAGAGGAATACGACAGAATacaaaaaagaatgaaagaagAGATGAAGACCCCGACGCCTTTCGATAAGATACGAAAGTTTTTCTCTAAAGGGAAAAAAG aaacAAAGGAATCTGGTAGCGCTGCAACAGATTCCTCTACGAGCAAGTCCGAAAATATCAACGGCGGATTAGCTGATCGCCGACCTGTCAGCAGTTTAAGTCTTCGCAGTGTCTCTA gTTCATCGTCATCTGGTAGAATGAGCACTGTCAGCGGTTGCAGCGGTGCAAGCTTAGGTGACAGTGGAACTCATTCCGATTCCGAAGACAAAAGA ctccaGAATATTAGGGATGAGAAGACCAGCATGACGTCCTACGAAATACCACCTGCGCCTAAACCATTTACGGGCAGATATTCGCCAGCATCCGGGTATTCTCCATCACCGAATCTCTCTATTACGCGTGATCTTGATCTCCGACAAACACAATCACCGTCCAGGGCCAACGATAGCGAGTATTACATAGCGTTTCCACCATCGGGATTGCCTGTTCACG caTTTAAAGCGGACGGTTCTCCAAGAGAACCAGACACACCGAGCTCGCCCTGCGATCATCCGAGGTATCACGTCTTGGCACAAAGTGCCGTCATCTTATCAGACAAACGACAAGAGGAAATCGAAATCGCGAAACACGCTGGCGGCAACAGGTACACAAATATCGAACCGGTGGCGTCGAATTTAACTCGAATCGTACCACCAGGAATGTGCATCCCGAACTACAGAAACAACGAATTAAATCGAAAGGAACGGCTCGACGATACGGCTGAGGCATGTGCTAACATCGCGAGAGCAAAATCGCAGCCGCTTGTTCAACCCGCCGTTGACGAGGTTGACTCTGCGATCGTTCTGCAAAGTCAAGAGACCACCGCAACCAGAACGCACGACGAAGAACACGTGTTAGACTCGACgaacattttaaaaagtacGAACGAGGCCACTGAGACTAGGATGCCGGATTATATGAACCTAACAGTTAATATGAGCCACGACCCTGCTAAGATTCTCGGCGCAATACCAAAGAAATTGCCTGCACCACCTGTGCCACCGCGAGGTACAACCTTTCACACTGtttaa
- the Stumps gene encoding uncharacterized protein Stumps isoform X2, giving the protein MFTDNPSYFSLSDGASSSKATTSSPRGFSALFRRRGKMGATPSSQGGVPISGSTSSIRHENRGNVSGTSTPSTPTEECAPMLPRNGAINLGCGNRRSFRNLFRSVSANAEHEKTQKFLKGNPRPSDVAPPSPYLPHRSHSHSEKDRRYLGRTRRVLKSASELLSNDMVYCGLAGTSKSHNADDNNSNDDDDTGEVFFGVDDARYYNVSSTLPATGSRRRHSIGTFIGKETGATSNIVAPRRQTGGSKNLLEVDTAAAPVSLDNIDGVHCNESKQLSCNRAKRRRHKNSSNKGSHSATVLSRDDHAEDDVVLVSSKESETCNLWVDYLTGCFEQISRQQGRPPFKVRHIAIEEPVTPKTKEGIRSSRLQIIIVCPILLERVRTDPEHAVHLTSHLIAEKVLAMMLGVHDSHINDTHKSSLVSYDQWRKFFVKDQNEKFVSELLGAAVAILGSPPPAFKGDKTAFSVHPKKVKLGQNKIIVLLNDPLSPRDNVSVIVDRCGDAIEITNVKRRNPYALQFSIPERCLEVSMLVGVRITKNGCSLGVRQVKCESRLRELDQILRAHDNSLEFICQTFGFSSTDREQLDNWMVHAFQKNIPPHFNLLSTPSGMVPVHKNYTSSEENPTLLHFAARFGLEKLAWQLLECPGGDLACDMKNVSELTPADLADQAGHARLAHQLRGYMQMNEFTNMYSYLKVISQTTNRSAGTNSTTDVPSTVANENSNEKEDYCRPRPLSEAYSVPPIARPITMLAPNLQTTSTSSTMTNTLTANYSIVPTPTPVINNQLPSTPTASVAPNGLDTSFQGYMKMHAADHSITTNSFHHNAAGLKAPVTNATNLPPSRTSTPTRQECHHGSVGAREDNCSQKICQNLPYGRTSSNSSTKSREPSGPQDELLEIINDFKNNVFTISEVERLVENWQKRNDVQQSFKDKQRQLTAMREEYDRIQKRMKEEMKTPTPFDKIRKFFSKGKKETKESGSAATDSSTSKSENINGGLADRRPVSSLSLRSVSSSSSSGRMSTVSGCSGASLGDSGTHSDSEDKRLQNIRDEKTSMTSYEIPPAPKPFTGRYSPASGYSPSPNLSITRDLDLRQTQSPSRANDSEYYIAFPPSGLPVHAFKADGSPREPDTPSSPCDHPRYHVLAQSAVILSDKRQEEIEIAKHAGGNRYTNIEPVASNLTRIVPPGMCIPNYRNNELNRKERLDDTAEACANIARAKSQPLVQPAVDEVDSAIVLQSQETTATRTHDEEHVLDSTNILKSTNEATETRMPDYMNLTVNMSHDPAKILGAIPKKLPAPPVPPRGTTFHTV; this is encoded by the exons ATGTTTACAGATAATCCGTCGTACTTTTCGTTGTCCGACGGGGCATCATCGTCGAAAGCGACAACGTCGTCACCTAGGGGCTTTTCCGCTTTGTTTCGCCGGCGAGGAAAAATGGGCGCGACCCCTTCGTCTCAGGGTGGTGTACCGATCTCGGGATCGACGTCCAGTATTCGTCACGAAAATCGCGGTAACGTGTCGGGCACATCAACGCCGTCAACCCCAACGGAGGAATGCGCCCCGATGCTACCGCGAAACGGCGCGATTAATCTCGGATGCGGCAACAGAAGGAGCTTCCGCAATCTCTTCCGGTCCGTAAGCGCGAACGCGGAACACGAGAAGACGCAAAAGTTTCTCAAAGGCAACCCGAGACCGTCCGATGTTGCGCCACCCTCGCCGTATCTACCGcacag ATCGCATTCGCATTCAGAGAAAGATCGACGTTATCTCGGCCGGACCAGAAGAGTCCTGAAATCTGCCAGCGAGCTTCTATCTAATGATATGGTCTACTGCGGTTTAGCAGGCACTTCCAAGAGTCATAATGCCGACGATAACAATAGcaatgacgacgacgatacCGGAGAAGTCTTTTTCGGAGTGGATGACGCCAG ATATTACAATGTTTCCTCTACTCTTCCTGCAACCGGTAGTCGAAGAAGGCACTCGATCGGCACTTTTATCGGAAAAGAAACAGGCGCGACCAGTAATATCGTGGCTCCTAGACGACAAACGGGAGGGTCTAAAAATCTGTTGGAAGTGGATACGGCAGCAGCCCCGGTATCGCTCGACAACATCGACGGCGTGCATTGCAACGAGAGCAAACAATTGTCGTGCAACCGGGCCAAGCGAAGAAGACACAAAAATTCATCCAACAAAG GGTCGCATTCAGCTACAGTCTTATCAAGGGACGACCACGCAGAGGACGACGTGGTCTTGGTATCTAGCAAGGAAAGCGAGACTTGTAATTTATGGGTCGACTACCTCACCGGATGTTTCGAGCAAATCAGCCGTCAGCAAGGACGGCCGCCGTTCAA AGTACGTCACATCGCAATTGAAGAACCCGTAAcaccaaaaacaaaagaagGAATTCGATCGTCTCGCCTACAGATTATCATCGTATGTCCGATATTATTAGAACGCGTACGAACCGATCCAGAACACGCCGTTCATTTAACTAGCCATCTGATCGCCGAGAAAGTGCTGGCGATGATGCTAGGCGTTCACGACAGTCATATCAACGATACTCATAAATCTAGTCTCGTTTCCTACGATCAATGGAGGAAATTCTTTGTGAAAGATCAGAACGAGAAATTCGTGAGCGAATTATTGGGCGCAGCGGTCGCTATTCTCGGTTCGCCTCCACCAGCCTTTAAAGGCGACAAAACTGCATTCTCCGTGCATCCAAAGAAGGTCAAATTG GGacagaataaaataatcgtcTTGTTAAACGACCCGTTAAGTCCCAGGGATAATGTTTCTGTGATCGTTGATCGTTGCGGGGACGCAATCGAGATAACTAACGTGAAAAGAAGAAATCCTTACGCGTTGCAATTTTCGATACCCGAAAGATGCCTCGAGGTTTCTATGCTGGTCGGCGTGAGAATAACAAAGAACGGATGTTCGCTTGGCGTTAGGCAAGTCAAATGCGAAAGCAGGCTCAGGGAATTGGACCAGATTCTTAGGGCACACGACAATTCTCTCGAGTTTATATGTCAGACTTTCGGCTTCAGTTCTACCGATCGAGAACAATTGGACAATTGGATGGTTCACGcgtttcagaaaaatattccaCCCCATTTCAATCTTTTATCGACCCCAAGCGGTATGGTGCCTGtccataaaaattatacga GTTCAGAAGAGAATCCGACATTGCTACATTTTGCCGCAAGATTTGGATTGGAGAAACTCGCATGGCAATTATTGGAATGTCCTGGTGGCGATCTCGCGTGTGATATGAAAAACGTTTCCGAACTGACACCAGCAGATCTCGCTGACCAAGCTGGACATGCACGACTAGCCCATCAATTGCGGGGCTACATG CAAATGAACGAATTCACCAACATGTATAGCTACCTCAAAGTTATAAGCCAGACGACTAATCGATCAgcag gaaCTAATTCCACCACGGACGTCCCATCGACGGTTGCGAACGAAAACAGCAACGAAAAAGAAGATTATTGTCGACCGAGACCCTTAAGCGAAGCCTATTCAGTACCGCCGATCGCAAGACCGATAACAATGTTGGCTCCAAATCTACAAACAACGAGCACTTCTAGTACGATGACAAACACCTTAACCGCAAATTACTCAATTGTGCCAACGCCTACGCCAGTAATAAATAACCAGCTGCCATCCACACCTACGGCCTCGGTCGCACCAAACGGACTAGATACATCTTTCCAGGGCTACATGAAAATGCATGCCGCCG ATCATTCTATTACCACGAATTCTTTTCATCATAACGCAGCTG GTTTAAAAGCTCCTGTGACGAATGCGACAAATCTACCACCGTCTCGAACAAGTACACCTACTCGTCAAGAATGCCATCATGGCTCTGTGGGGGCGCGAGAAGATAATTGTAGTCAGAAAATATGTCAGAACCTCCCCTATGGCAGAACGTCGTCCAACAGCAGCACTAAATCCCGGGAGCCGTCAGGCCCTCAGGACGAGCTTTTGGAGATAATAAacgatttcaaaaataatgttttcaCGATATCGGAGGTAGAAAGGCTCGTTGAAAATTGGCAGAAGCGAAACGACGTTCAGCAAAGTTTTAAAGATAAGCAGCGACAGCTTACGGCAATGCGAGAGGAATACGACAGAATacaaaaaagaatgaaagaagAGATGAAGACCCCGACGCCTTTCGATAAGATACGAAAGTTTTTCTCTAAAGGGAAAAAAG aaacAAAGGAATCTGGTAGCGCTGCAACAGATTCCTCTACGAGCAAGTCCGAAAATATCAACGGCGGATTAGCTGATCGCCGACCTGTCAGCAGTTTAAGTCTTCGCAGTGTCTCTA gTTCATCGTCATCTGGTAGAATGAGCACTGTCAGCGGTTGCAGCGGTGCAAGCTTAGGTGACAGTGGAACTCATTCCGATTCCGAAGACAAAAGA ctccaGAATATTAGGGATGAGAAGACCAGCATGACGTCCTACGAAATACCACCTGCGCCTAAACCATTTACGGGCAGATATTCGCCAGCATCCGGGTATTCTCCATCACCGAATCTCTCTATTACGCGTGATCTTGATCTCCGACAAACACAATCACCGTCCAGGGCCAACGATAGCGAGTATTACATAGCGTTTCCACCATCGGGATTGCCTGTTCACG caTTTAAAGCGGACGGTTCTCCAAGAGAACCAGACACACCGAGCTCGCCCTGCGATCATCCGAGGTATCACGTCTTGGCACAAAGTGCCGTCATCTTATCAGACAAACGACAAGAGGAAATCGAAATCGCGAAACACGCTGGCGGCAACAGGTACACAAATATCGAACCGGTGGCGTCGAATTTAACTCGAATCGTACCACCAGGAATGTGCATCCCGAACTACAGAAACAACGAATTAAATCGAAAGGAACGGCTCGACGATACGGCTGAGGCATGTGCTAACATCGCGAGAGCAAAATCGCAGCCGCTTGTTCAACCCGCCGTTGACGAGGTTGACTCTGCGATCGTTCTGCAAAGTCAAGAGACCACCGCAACCAGAACGCACGACGAAGAACACGTGTTAGACTCGACgaacattttaaaaagtacGAACGAGGCCACTGAGACTAGGATGCCGGATTATATGAACCTAACAGTTAATATGAGCCACGACCCTGCTAAGATTCTCGGCGCAATACCAAAGAAATTGCCTGCACCACCTGTGCCACCGCGAGGTACAACCTTTCACACTGtttaa
- the Stumps gene encoding uncharacterized protein Stumps isoform X1: MAVDNPSYFSLSDGASSSKATTSSPRGFSALFRRRGKMGATPSSQGGVPISGSTSSIRHENRGNVSGTSTPSTPTEECAPMLPRNGAINLGCGNRRSFRNLFRSVSANAEHEKTQKFLKGNPRPSDVAPPSPYLPHRSHSHSEKDRRYLGRTRRVLKSASELLSNDMVYCGLAGTSKSHNADDNNSNDDDDTGEVFFGVDDARYYNVSSTLPATGSRRRHSIGTFIGKETGATSNIVAPRRQTGGSKNLLEVDTAAAPVSLDNIDGVHCNESKQLSCNRAKRRRHKNSSNKGSHSATVLSRDDHAEDDVVLVSSKESETCNLWVDYLTGCFEQISRQQGRPPFKVRHIAIEEPVTPKTKEGIRSSRLQIIIVCPILLERVRTDPEHAVHLTSHLIAEKVLAMMLGVHDSHINDTHKSSLVSYDQWRKFFVKDQNEKFVSELLGAAVAILGSPPPAFKGDKTAFSVHPKKVKLGQNKIIVLLNDPLSPRDNVSVIVDRCGDAIEITNVKRRNPYALQFSIPERCLEVSMLVGVRITKNGCSLGVRQVKCESRLRELDQILRAHDNSLEFICQTFGFSSTDREQLDNWMVHAFQKNIPPHFNLLSTPSGMVPVHKNYTSSEENPTLLHFAARFGLEKLAWQLLECPGGDLACDMKNVSELTPADLADQAGHARLAHQLRGYMQMNEFTNMYSYLKVISQTTNRSAGTNSTTDVPSTVANENSNEKEDYCRPRPLSEAYSVPPIARPITMLAPNLQTTSTSSTMTNTLTANYSIVPTPTPVINNQLPSTPTASVAPNGLDTSFQGYMKMHAADHSITTNSFHHNAAEIVTKGLKAPVTNATNLPPSRTSTPTRQECHHGSVGAREDNCSQKICQNLPYGRTSSNSSTKSREPSGPQDELLEIINDFKNNVFTISEVERLVENWQKRNDVQQSFKDKQRQLTAMREEYDRIQKRMKEEMKTPTPFDKIRKFFSKGKKETKESGSAATDSSTSKSENINGGLADRRPVSSLSLRSVSSSSSSGRMSTVSGCSGASLGDSGTHSDSEDKRLQNIRDEKTSMTSYEIPPAPKPFTGRYSPASGYSPSPNLSITRDLDLRQTQSPSRANDSEYYIAFPPSGLPVHAFKADGSPREPDTPSSPCDHPRYHVLAQSAVILSDKRQEEIEIAKHAGGNRYTNIEPVASNLTRIVPPGMCIPNYRNNELNRKERLDDTAEACANIARAKSQPLVQPAVDEVDSAIVLQSQETTATRTHDEEHVLDSTNILKSTNEATETRMPDYMNLTVNMSHDPAKILGAIPKKLPAPPVPPRGTTFHTV, encoded by the exons ATGGCTGTCG ATAATCCGTCGTACTTTTCGTTGTCCGACGGGGCATCATCGTCGAAAGCGACAACGTCGTCACCTAGGGGCTTTTCCGCTTTGTTTCGCCGGCGAGGAAAAATGGGCGCGACCCCTTCGTCTCAGGGTGGTGTACCGATCTCGGGATCGACGTCCAGTATTCGTCACGAAAATCGCGGTAACGTGTCGGGCACATCAACGCCGTCAACCCCAACGGAGGAATGCGCCCCGATGCTACCGCGAAACGGCGCGATTAATCTCGGATGCGGCAACAGAAGGAGCTTCCGCAATCTCTTCCGGTCCGTAAGCGCGAACGCGGAACACGAGAAGACGCAAAAGTTTCTCAAAGGCAACCCGAGACCGTCCGATGTTGCGCCACCCTCGCCGTATCTACCGcacag ATCGCATTCGCATTCAGAGAAAGATCGACGTTATCTCGGCCGGACCAGAAGAGTCCTGAAATCTGCCAGCGAGCTTCTATCTAATGATATGGTCTACTGCGGTTTAGCAGGCACTTCCAAGAGTCATAATGCCGACGATAACAATAGcaatgacgacgacgatacCGGAGAAGTCTTTTTCGGAGTGGATGACGCCAG ATATTACAATGTTTCCTCTACTCTTCCTGCAACCGGTAGTCGAAGAAGGCACTCGATCGGCACTTTTATCGGAAAAGAAACAGGCGCGACCAGTAATATCGTGGCTCCTAGACGACAAACGGGAGGGTCTAAAAATCTGTTGGAAGTGGATACGGCAGCAGCCCCGGTATCGCTCGACAACATCGACGGCGTGCATTGCAACGAGAGCAAACAATTGTCGTGCAACCGGGCCAAGCGAAGAAGACACAAAAATTCATCCAACAAAG GGTCGCATTCAGCTACAGTCTTATCAAGGGACGACCACGCAGAGGACGACGTGGTCTTGGTATCTAGCAAGGAAAGCGAGACTTGTAATTTATGGGTCGACTACCTCACCGGATGTTTCGAGCAAATCAGCCGTCAGCAAGGACGGCCGCCGTTCAA AGTACGTCACATCGCAATTGAAGAACCCGTAAcaccaaaaacaaaagaagGAATTCGATCGTCTCGCCTACAGATTATCATCGTATGTCCGATATTATTAGAACGCGTACGAACCGATCCAGAACACGCCGTTCATTTAACTAGCCATCTGATCGCCGAGAAAGTGCTGGCGATGATGCTAGGCGTTCACGACAGTCATATCAACGATACTCATAAATCTAGTCTCGTTTCCTACGATCAATGGAGGAAATTCTTTGTGAAAGATCAGAACGAGAAATTCGTGAGCGAATTATTGGGCGCAGCGGTCGCTATTCTCGGTTCGCCTCCACCAGCCTTTAAAGGCGACAAAACTGCATTCTCCGTGCATCCAAAGAAGGTCAAATTG GGacagaataaaataatcgtcTTGTTAAACGACCCGTTAAGTCCCAGGGATAATGTTTCTGTGATCGTTGATCGTTGCGGGGACGCAATCGAGATAACTAACGTGAAAAGAAGAAATCCTTACGCGTTGCAATTTTCGATACCCGAAAGATGCCTCGAGGTTTCTATGCTGGTCGGCGTGAGAATAACAAAGAACGGATGTTCGCTTGGCGTTAGGCAAGTCAAATGCGAAAGCAGGCTCAGGGAATTGGACCAGATTCTTAGGGCACACGACAATTCTCTCGAGTTTATATGTCAGACTTTCGGCTTCAGTTCTACCGATCGAGAACAATTGGACAATTGGATGGTTCACGcgtttcagaaaaatattccaCCCCATTTCAATCTTTTATCGACCCCAAGCGGTATGGTGCCTGtccataaaaattatacga GTTCAGAAGAGAATCCGACATTGCTACATTTTGCCGCAAGATTTGGATTGGAGAAACTCGCATGGCAATTATTGGAATGTCCTGGTGGCGATCTCGCGTGTGATATGAAAAACGTTTCCGAACTGACACCAGCAGATCTCGCTGACCAAGCTGGACATGCACGACTAGCCCATCAATTGCGGGGCTACATG CAAATGAACGAATTCACCAACATGTATAGCTACCTCAAAGTTATAAGCCAGACGACTAATCGATCAgcag gaaCTAATTCCACCACGGACGTCCCATCGACGGTTGCGAACGAAAACAGCAACGAAAAAGAAGATTATTGTCGACCGAGACCCTTAAGCGAAGCCTATTCAGTACCGCCGATCGCAAGACCGATAACAATGTTGGCTCCAAATCTACAAACAACGAGCACTTCTAGTACGATGACAAACACCTTAACCGCAAATTACTCAATTGTGCCAACGCCTACGCCAGTAATAAATAACCAGCTGCCATCCACACCTACGGCCTCGGTCGCACCAAACGGACTAGATACATCTTTCCAGGGCTACATGAAAATGCATGCCGCCG ATCATTCTATTACCACGAATTCTTTTCATCATAACGCAGCTG AAATCGTAACGAAAGGTTTAAAAGCTCCTGTGACGAATGCGACAAATCTACCACCGTCTCGAACAAGTACACCTACTCGTCAAGAATGCCATCATGGCTCTGTGGGGGCGCGAGAAGATAATTGTAGTCAGAAAATATGTCAGAACCTCCCCTATGGCAGAACGTCGTCCAACAGCAGCACTAAATCCCGGGAGCCGTCAGGCCCTCAGGACGAGCTTTTGGAGATAATAAacgatttcaaaaataatgttttcaCGATATCGGAGGTAGAAAGGCTCGTTGAAAATTGGCAGAAGCGAAACGACGTTCAGCAAAGTTTTAAAGATAAGCAGCGACAGCTTACGGCAATGCGAGAGGAATACGACAGAATacaaaaaagaatgaaagaagAGATGAAGACCCCGACGCCTTTCGATAAGATACGAAAGTTTTTCTCTAAAGGGAAAAAAG aaacAAAGGAATCTGGTAGCGCTGCAACAGATTCCTCTACGAGCAAGTCCGAAAATATCAACGGCGGATTAGCTGATCGCCGACCTGTCAGCAGTTTAAGTCTTCGCAGTGTCTCTA gTTCATCGTCATCTGGTAGAATGAGCACTGTCAGCGGTTGCAGCGGTGCAAGCTTAGGTGACAGTGGAACTCATTCCGATTCCGAAGACAAAAGA ctccaGAATATTAGGGATGAGAAGACCAGCATGACGTCCTACGAAATACCACCTGCGCCTAAACCATTTACGGGCAGATATTCGCCAGCATCCGGGTATTCTCCATCACCGAATCTCTCTATTACGCGTGATCTTGATCTCCGACAAACACAATCACCGTCCAGGGCCAACGATAGCGAGTATTACATAGCGTTTCCACCATCGGGATTGCCTGTTCACG caTTTAAAGCGGACGGTTCTCCAAGAGAACCAGACACACCGAGCTCGCCCTGCGATCATCCGAGGTATCACGTCTTGGCACAAAGTGCCGTCATCTTATCAGACAAACGACAAGAGGAAATCGAAATCGCGAAACACGCTGGCGGCAACAGGTACACAAATATCGAACCGGTGGCGTCGAATTTAACTCGAATCGTACCACCAGGAATGTGCATCCCGAACTACAGAAACAACGAATTAAATCGAAAGGAACGGCTCGACGATACGGCTGAGGCATGTGCTAACATCGCGAGAGCAAAATCGCAGCCGCTTGTTCAACCCGCCGTTGACGAGGTTGACTCTGCGATCGTTCTGCAAAGTCAAGAGACCACCGCAACCAGAACGCACGACGAAGAACACGTGTTAGACTCGACgaacattttaaaaagtacGAACGAGGCCACTGAGACTAGGATGCCGGATTATATGAACCTAACAGTTAATATGAGCCACGACCCTGCTAAGATTCTCGGCGCAATACCAAAGAAATTGCCTGCACCACCTGTGCCACCGCGAGGTACAACCTTTCACACTGtttaa